GATAGTTAAAAATCCAAAAGCAAAGTTTATGAGTTTGTTAATGTGATTGAGAGAAATGAGTGACAGAGTATTATTAAAGGTGTATTATTTTGGTCAGATTTTGTTACAAACATCTGAAGGAGTCAGATTTGTTTGTGAAAATTCATTAGATGTTGTGATTCCTTTCACAATTTCATTTGAAGAGCTCAAAGGTGTGATCTGTGAACAGAGGGCAAGAAGAGTATCTTGTATTCTGTATAGATATCCTATACAAGTGTTTGGTGGATTCGTCCAGTTTCAAACGAAATATGTAACGGACGAAGCGAGCATGCAAGATATGTTTTCCATGTATATTGAAAATCGGAGTCAACTCTTGTTCATCGAGCTGTATGTTGAGTTTGAGCAATCTGAGGCCGACCAGAATATTTTACGGGGAGATTACAATAGTGACAGTGAAGAAGAGTTCGAAAGCAACTATGAATTTGTTGGTCCAGATGGAGATGGGGTTGCAGGTGAGGGAGCTATAGCTCCGGATGTGTCTGACGTGGCAACTGCACTGGCAAACAATGTGCCGTTTGAGGAGCCATCATTCATGCGAGTTTTGGATTTGGAAGCCATGCATGTTCCGGAGTTTCCAGATTATATCAGTTCAGGTACGTAATTCTCCAAACTTATAAGAAGGattgaaattatttattaatatatattgatagtTAGTTGGACCAAGTATTTATTTTTGTTCACCAGTTTGTGTATTTAACTTTAAGATAGGAAATTTATTTGGGAGTTATTGTATTAGTTgagtataaattaaaatttattcgTTATGaagttaataaattaaatatctgTTAGTACCTATGAGGTAATTTTGTGAATTAAGTAAATATAAATTGGTATTTACTAGTATTTATTAGTGAATTTgtcaattatattaatataaattagtATTTAATAGTATAGAATGGTAAAGTAGCaaattagttaaattaaatttagtatGTGTTAGCCGGTTAGTTGAATataaattagtatttatttaGTAAATTAGTTAAACACAATTATTTTGGAGGTTTTGATCATCATCCATTCGCTCATTATCCTCATCCATAACCTCATTACCCTCATCGATATCCTGATTATCCTCATCACTGTCTTGACCCACAAGATTCGACAAGTTCAACCGGTGGCCATATTTTGACCGGTACCACAACATGTAAGTTTCCAATGGATGCGGTGAATTAATGGGAAGCTCAGAAAGAATGTAGTTATACCTGTTTGTCCAATACATTACCCAACTTGAATGAATCGGTGTTGTGGCCCAGTTAAGATTCTTAGGACCAGTCAGGACTTCTCCATGGGCCTTATCCAGACTCCGCCCTTCAGAAGGTACTCCCTGTACGAAACCGAACTGTCGCCTAAACCTATCGGTAGCATGCCACTCGATACATTCAAATGACACCAACGGAACAGTAGCGGTCCACACAACCGACTGCATATATATTTCAGCAGGAATGATGTTCGGATCCACACGATCCACAGCATATGCAACCCACACAAACTgggaataaagaaaaaagaaactaCTTATTACAACCAAGAATatcaataacaacaacaatgcaagagAGCTTCATAATTATGTCTCAGGACACCAAAACCGAAACTAAGAATTCTTTAATTAAAACACACTTGGCCTTCCTGCAGGTCATCAAAGGCCTTCCTAAAGTGAGCTAGATTAAGATATCTATATCGTCTGTCACCACGCTCCCAATTACGCCACCtaatatcatattttcaatTATTTAAACTGGATTTTAAATATAAAGTTACAGGTAGATTGTAACGTAATATTACCTGTTGGCTAGTGGAAAACTGTGGGGTTCCCTAGGAAGCGGCGATAGGTATGGCATTCGCATCCAAGCCCAACCGAGCAGAAGTGTTATTGGACCATCCATTTCCTTACAGTTATAACGAGATGCCCTGCATAATGCCCTGTAGAGGTGTGCTAGGCATGCCGATCCCCAACTATACTGTCCAATACTGGCAAAATCACGAAGCAAGGGTAGAAACTTCCAGTGCACACCTGCCCCAGATTTATCCCCAAACAAGATCGTGC
The genomic region above belongs to Arachis stenosperma cultivar V10309 chromosome 5, arast.V10309.gnm1.PFL2, whole genome shotgun sequence and contains:
- the LOC130981230 gene encoding protein MAIN-LIKE 1-like, producing MLTCDHPVPPDRYNDRVEEHLRVTGFYHASQIGVVQNQKALVNALIERWHPDTHTFHLPIGECAVSLEDVALILGLPTDGLLVTGMTMSSFPALEAECLHQFGVAPSVHWKFLPLLRDFASIGQYSWGSACLAHLYRALCRASRYNCKEMDGPITLLLGWAWMRMPYLSPLPREPHSFPLANRWRNWERGDRRYRYLNLAHFRKAFDDLQEGQFVWVAYAVDRVDPNIIPAEIYMQSVVWTATVPLVSFECIEWHATDRFRRQFGFVQGVPSEGRSLDKAHGEVLTGPKNLNWATTPIHSSWVMYWTNRYNYILSELPINSPHPLETYMLWYRSKYGHRLNLSNLVGQDSDEDNQDIDEGNEVMDEDNERMDDDQNLQNNCV